A single window of Scomber scombrus chromosome 12, fScoSco1.1, whole genome shotgun sequence DNA harbors:
- the mlh1 gene encoding DNA mismatch repair protein Mlh1, whose translation MAGVIRRLDETVVNRIAAGEVIQRPANAVKEMIENCLDAKSTNIQVTAKDGGLKLLQIQDNGTGVRREDMEIVCERFTTSKLQTFEDLSAIATYGFRGEALASISHVAHVTITTKTADAKCAYRANYSDGKLKGPPKPCAGNQGTQIIVEDLFYNVSTRRKALKSPSDEYSRIVEVVSRYAIHNSGKSFSVKKQGETVADVRTLPNASVVDNIRGVFGNAVSRELIEVGCEDLKLAYKMKGYISNANYSVKKCMLILFINHRLVESSALKKAIETVYAAYLPKNSHPFLYLSLEIAPQNVDVNVHPTKHEVHFLHEDSVIESVQKHIESKLLGSNSSRTYFTQTLLPGLSVSGGSEVKSSSTTAEAGERVYAHQMVRTDCRAQKLDAFLLPKEKPPPDPEPAGPSSSSSSREATSRTIDMDETDDADMLQALDEQEAEVPKNDKEGSVSAHDAQRKRPRTEQQQEKQEEDQMVAATSKRRVIKLNSIKELRTEITENTHKGLQEMLQNHSFVGCVNPQWTLIQHHTKLYLLNTSKLSQELFYQVLIYDFGNFGVLKLSTPAPLYDLAMLALESEESGWTEDDGPKEGLAQYIVDFLKNKSEMLEDYFSMEIDQEGNLIGLPLLLDKYTPVMEGLPMFILRLATEVNWDNEKECFRDFSKECSAFYSIRKQYILEAEPGEEQDAELNSWRWKVEHVIFKAFRSLFSPQKRLSEDGTVLQIANLPDLYKVFERC comes from the exons ATGGCAGGAGTTATCCGGAGGCTTGACGAGACTGTTGTCAACAGGATAGCTGCAGGAGAAGTTATCCAGCGTCCTGCCAATGCTGTGAAGGAAATGATTGAAAACTG TCTGGATGCCAAGTCCACCAACATCCAGGTGACGGCGAAGGACGGCGGGCTGAAGCTCCTCCAGATTCAGGACAACGGCACTGGCGTCAGG AGAGAAGATATGGAAATCGTTTGTGAACGGTTTACCACGAGCAAACTCCAGACTTTTGAGGACCTCTCGGCTATTGCGACTTATGGATTCAGAGGAGAG GCTCTTGCTAGTATAAGCCACGTTGCTCATGTGACCATAACAACAAAGACAGCAGATGCCAAGTGTGCCTACAG AGCAAACTATAGTGATGGCAAACTAAAAGGCCCACCTAAACCCTGTGCCGGAAACCAGGGAACACAAATCATA GTGGAGGACCTCTTCTATAATGTATCCACCAGGAGGAAAGCTTTAAAAAGCCCCAGTGATGAGTACTCCAGGATCGTAGAGGTGGTCAGCAG GTACGCCATACACAATTCAGGGAAAAGCTTCTCTGTCAagaag cAAGGAGAGACTGTGGCTGACGTGAGGACTCTGCCCAATGCATCTGTGGTGGATAATATTCGAGGAGTGTTTGGCAATGCAGTCAGCAG GGAGCTGATCGAGGTCGGCTGCGAGGATCTGAAGCTCGCTTATAAGATGAAAGGCTACATCTCAAACGCAAACTACTCGGTCAAGAAATGCATGCTGATCCTCTTCATCAACC ATCGTCTGGTGGAGTCGAGTGCTTTGAAGAAGGCCATCGAGACGGTTTACGCCGCATACCTACCTAAGAATTCACACCCTTTTCTTTATCTCAG CTTGGAGATCGCCCCGCAGAATGTAGACGTGAACGTCCATCCCACAAAACATGAGGTGCATTTCCTGCATGAAGACAGCGTCATTGAGAGCGTTCAGAAGCACATCGAGAGCAAACTGCTTGGCTCCAACTCCTCACGCACATATTTCACTCAG ACGTTGCTGCCGGGGCTGTCAGTGTCAGGTGGCAGTGAGGTGAAGTCCTCCAGCACCACAGCAGAGGCGGGAGAGCGAGTCTACGCACATCAGATGGTGAGGACCGATTGTCGGGCTCAGAAGCTGGACGCCTTCCTCCTGCCAAAAGAAAAGCCGCCTCCTGACCCTGAACCTGCTggtcccagcagcagcagcagcagcagggaggcCACAAGCAGGACCATAGACATGGATGAGACAGATGACGCAGACATGCTGCAGGCCCTGGATGAACAGGAGGCAGAGGTGCCAAAAAACGACAAAGAGGGCAGCGTCAGTGCTCACGATGCTCAAAG GAAGCGGCCAaggacagagcagcagcaggaaaaacaagaagaggaCCAGATGGTTGCAGCCACGTCCAAGAGACGAGTTATCAAACTGAACAGCATCAAAGAACTGAGAACTGAGAtcacagagaacacacacaaag GACTTCAGGAGATGCTGCAGAATCACTCGTTCGTGGGCTGCGTCAATCCTCAGTGGACTCTGATCCAGCATCACACCAAACTGTACCTGCTCAACACCAGCAAACTCAG CCAGGAGCTTTTCTACCAAGTACTGATCTATGACTTTGGGAACTTCGGAGTACTAAAACTATCT ACACCTGCACCGCTTTATGACCTGGCCATGCTGGCTCTGGAGTCTGAGGAGAGCGGCTGGACAGAGGATGATGGACCCAAAGAAGGCTTGGCTCAGTACATAGTAGACTTCCTGAAAAACAAATCTGAGATGCTGGAGGACTACTTTTCCATGGAGATAGACCAG gAAGGAAATCTGATAGGACTGCCGTTACTGCTCGATAAGTACACTCCCGTCATGGAGGGCCTCCCAATGTTCATCCTACGCTTGGCCACTGAG GTGAACTGGGACAATGAGAAGGAGTGCTTCAGAGACTTCAGCAAGGAGTGCAGCGCCTTCTACTCCATCAGGAAGCAGTACATCCTGGAGGCGGAGCCGGGAGAGGAGCAG GATGCTGAGCTGAACTCGTGGCGTTGGAAAGTCGAGCACGTCATCTTCAAAGCTTTCCGATCCCTCTTCAGTCCTCAAAAGCGCTTGAGCGAGGACGGCACCGTGCTGCAGATAGCCAACTTACCCGACCTCTATAAAGTGTTTGAGAGGTGCTGA
- the lrrfip2 gene encoding leucine-rich repeat flightless-interacting protein 2 isoform X2 gives MGTQGSGRKRAPLKDRFSAEDEALSSIAREAEARLAAKRAARAEARDIRMRELERQQKELDEKCDKQYTDYSRPSSRCATPGLSAATLASLGGTSSRRGSTDTGSVYDPDTSLSELRESLVEVEEKYKKAMVSNAQLDNDKANLIYQVDTLKDVIEEMEEQMSEMKRELQDKSKELERQKHTCSVLQHKQEELKEGIRQRDELIEKHGLVIIPDGTPNGDVNHEPLSSGITVVSQEAAQVLESAGEGPLDVRLRKLAEEKDELLAQIRKLKNQMEEERQKHSKMDSAYTDGEKMENGTDLHLIEMQRDANRQISEYKFKLSKAEQEIGTMEQNISRLEGQVSRYKSSADNSEKIEDELKAEKRKLQRELRTSLDKIEEMEMTNNHLVKRLEKMKANRNALLSQQ, from the exons ATGGGGACACAAGGCTCTGGAAGAAAGCGTGCCCCTCTTAAAGATCGATTCTCAGCAGAGGATGAGGCCTTGAGTAGCATTGCCCGGGAG GCGGAGGCCAGGCTGGCAGCGAAGAGGGCAGCTCGGGCGGAGGCCAGGGATATTCGAATGAGGGAACTGGAACGGCAGCAGAAAGAG ctGGATGAAAAATGTGACAAGCAGTATACAGATTATAGTCGG CCGTCTTCCCGCTGTGCCACCCCAGGCCTCTCAGCAGCCACCTTGGCATCACTGGGCGGCACCTCGTCACGACGGGGCAGCACAGACACCGGCAGCGTCTATGACCCCGACACCAGTCTGAGTGAACTTAGG GAGTCACTCgtagaggtggaggagaagtaTAAGAAAGCCATGGTATCGAACGCACAGTTGGACAACGACAAAGCCAACCTCATCTACCAAGTGGACACACTAAAGGACGTCatagaggagatggaggagcaAATGTCAGAGATGAAAAGGGAGCTGCAAGATAAGTCGAAG GAACTAGAAAGACAAAAGCACACGTGTTCAGTTCTGCAGCATAAACAAGAAGAACTGAAAGAGGGAATCCGTCAGAGAGATGAGCTTATAGAG AAACACGGGCTGGTCATCATCCCAGACGGCACACCAAACGGAGATGTCAACCATGAGCCTCTGTCCTCAGGGATCACTGTGGTCTCCCAGGAGGCCGCCCAGGTGCTGGAGTCAGCAGGAGAGGGCCCGCTGG ATGTCAGGCTACGGAAGTTGGCAGAGGAGAAGGATGAGCTGCTGGCTCAGATCAGGAAGCTGAAGAAtcagatggaggaagagagacagaaacactcaAAGATGGACAGTGCGTACACAGACGGGGAGAAGATGGAAAACGGTACAGACCTACACCTTATTGAGATGCAGA GAGATGCCAACAGACAGATTAGTGAATACAAGTTCAAACTTTCTAAGGCAGAACAGGAAATAGGTACAATGGAACAAAAT attAGCAGACTTGAAGGGCAAGTGTCCAGGTACAAATCTTCAGCAGACAACTCAGAGAAAATAGAAGATGAACTAAAAGCAGAAAAGAGGAAACTACAAAGAGAG CTGCGCACATCTCTAGACAAGATCGAGGAGATGGAGATGACCAACAACCACCTAGTAAAGCGCCTTGAAAAGATGAAGGCCAACAGGAACGCACTTCTGTCACAGCAGTGA
- the lrrfip2 gene encoding leucine-rich repeat flightless-interacting protein 2 isoform X3 — MGTQGSGRKRAPLKDRFSAEDEALSSIAREAEARLAAKRAARAEARDIRMRELERQQKELSYRSSGSSSSKKWGQIHQWMADTEKARSSSSSRSSSRLQRGLDDDVMSVRSYRSTSSAIRDLGSSSSRSSSRRKGGLSDSLSTISTLKTSRSTSSVYNDLHGYKKTSSSSSKKDLLTGLYHDQRNYSTLTKTKPTPSSTSSTYQPRATTSSSSTIGTGLPRSYSMASIYDDASIYGSGHSSRAPSEYSWYSSGASSTRSSPASSSDDDTVSSVSQDRFRRGRRDSASSDFSDISESAADYFSRSNRRGSIVSDLDDLSIPDLDALDEKCDKQYTDYSRPSSRCATPGLSAATLASLGGTSSRRGSTDTGSVYDPDTSLSELRDIYELKDQIQDVEGRYMQGLKELKESLVEVEEKYKKAMVSNAQLDNDKANLIYQVDTLKDVIEEMEEQMSEMKRELQDKSKELERQKHTCSVLQHKQEELKEGIRQRDELIEESQRMQTKLDALTREVFDLQETINWKDKKIGALERQKEYFDCIRNERDELRDELADIKGKAKAGEKHGLVIIPDGTPNGDVNHEPLSSGITVVSQEAAQVLESAGEGPLDVRLRKLAEEKDELLAQIRKLKNQMEEERQKHSKMDSAYTDGEKMENGTDLHLIEMQRDANRQISEYKFKLSKAEQEIGTMEQNISRLEGQVSRYKSSADNSEKIEDELKAEKRKLQRELRTSLDKIEEMEMTNNHLVKRLEKMKANRNALLSQQ, encoded by the exons ATGGGGACACAAGGCTCTGGAAGAAAGCGTGCCCCTCTTAAAGATCGATTCTCAGCAGAGGATGAGGCCTTGAGTAGCATTGCCCGGGAG GCGGAGGCCAGGCTGGCAGCGAAGAGGGCAGCTCGGGCGGAGGCCAGGGATATTCGAATGAGGGAACTGGAACGGCAGCAGAAAGAG CTTTCTTACCGCTCATCAggcagcagtagcagcaaaaAATGGGGTCAGATCCACCAGTGGATG GCTGACACAGAAAAAGCCAGATCCTCTAGTAGTAGTCGCTCCAGCAGCCGTCTCCAGCGG GGGCtggatgatgatgtcatgtcagTCCGCAGCTACAGG TCGACCTCATCAGCTATACGTGACTTGGGCTCTAGCAGCAGTCGATCCAGTTCCCGTAGAAAAGGCGGTTTG TCCGATAGCCTCTCCACCATCTCCACCCTCAAGACTTCCCGCTCCACT AGTTCTGTGTACAATGACCTGCATGGGTATAAAAAGACTTCATCCAGCTCCTCCAAGAAGGACCTGCTG ACTGGACTGTACCACGATCAAAGGAATTACAGCACCCTAACGAAGACCAAACCAACGCCTTCTTCCACCTCTTCCACCTATCAGCCACGG GCcaccacctcctcatcctccaccaTTGGCACGGGTCTGCCCCGCAGCTACAGCATG GCCTCTATTTACGACGACGCCAGCATTTACGGCTCAGGCCACAGTTCAAGAGCC CCCTCTGAATACAGCTGGTACTCCTCTGGAGCCAGCTCCACTCGCAGCAGCCCTGCG TCTTCCTCAGATGATGACACTGTCAGCAGCGTGTCCCAGGACCGCTTCAGACGAGGCCGCAGGGACAGTGCG TCGTCTGACTTCTCGGACATTAGTGAGTCGGCTGCTGATTATTTCAGCCGCTCCAACCGAAGGGGCAGTATTGTGTCCGATCTCGATGATTTGAGCATCCCAGATCTGGACGCT ctGGATGAAAAATGTGACAAGCAGTATACAGATTATAGTCGG CCGTCTTCCCGCTGTGCCACCCCAGGCCTCTCAGCAGCCACCTTGGCATCACTGGGCGGCACCTCGTCACGACGGGGCAGCACAGACACCGGCAGCGTCTATGACCCCGACACCAGTCTGAGTGAACTTAGG GATATCTATGAACTAAAGGACCAGATTCAGGATGTAGAGGGGCGATACATGCAAGGGCTTAAAGAGCTGAAG GAGTCACTCgtagaggtggaggagaagtaTAAGAAAGCCATGGTATCGAACGCACAGTTGGACAACGACAAAGCCAACCTCATCTACCAAGTGGACACACTAAAGGACGTCatagaggagatggaggagcaAATGTCAGAGATGAAAAGGGAGCTGCAAGATAAGTCGAAG GAACTAGAAAGACAAAAGCACACGTGTTCAGTTCTGCAGCATAAACAAGAAGAACTGAAAGAGGGAATCCGTCAGAGAGATGAGCTTATAGAG GAGAGCCAGCGAATGCAGACTAAGTTAGATGCCCTCACCAGGGAGGTGTTTGACCTGCAGGAAACGATAAACTGGAAGGACAAAAAGATTGGG GCActagagaggcagaaagagtACTTTGATTGCATTAGGAATGAGAGAGATGAGCTCAGAGATGAGCTCGCTGACATCAAGGGGAAGGCCAAAGCAGGAGAG AAACACGGGCTGGTCATCATCCCAGACGGCACACCAAACGGAGATGTCAACCATGAGCCTCTGTCCTCAGGGATCACTGTGGTCTCCCAGGAGGCCGCCCAGGTGCTGGAGTCAGCAGGAGAGGGCCCGCTGG ATGTCAGGCTACGGAAGTTGGCAGAGGAGAAGGATGAGCTGCTGGCTCAGATCAGGAAGCTGAAGAAtcagatggaggaagagagacagaaacactcaAAGATGGACAGTGCGTACACAGACGGGGAGAAGATGGAAAACGGTACAGACCTACACCTTATTGAGATGCAGA GAGATGCCAACAGACAGATTAGTGAATACAAGTTCAAACTTTCTAAGGCAGAACAGGAAATAGGTACAATGGAACAAAAT attAGCAGACTTGAAGGGCAAGTGTCCAGGTACAAATCTTCAGCAGACAACTCAGAGAAAATAGAAGATGAACTAAAAGCAGAAAAGAGGAAACTACAAAGAGAG CTGCGCACATCTCTAGACAAGATCGAGGAGATGGAGATGACCAACAACCACCTAGTAAAGCGCCTTGAAAAGATGAAGGCCAACAGGAACGCACTTCTGTCACAGCAGTGA
- the lrrfip2 gene encoding leucine-rich repeat flightless-interacting protein 2 isoform X1: MGTQGSGRKRAPLKDRFSAEDEALSSIAREAEARLAAKRAARAEARDIRMRELERQQKELDEKCDKQYTDYSRPSSRCATPGLSAATLASLGGTSSRRGSTDTGSVYDPDTSLSELRDIYELKDQIQDVEGRYMQGLKELKESLVEVEEKYKKAMVSNAQLDNDKANLIYQVDTLKDVIEEMEEQMSEMKRELQDKSKELERQKHTCSVLQHKQEELKEGIRQRDELIEKHGLVIIPDGTPNGDVNHEPLSSGITVVSQEAAQVLESAGEGPLDVRLRKLAEEKDELLAQIRKLKNQMEEERQKHSKMDSAYTDGEKMENGTDLHLIEMQRDANRQISEYKFKLSKAEQEIGTMEQNISRLEGQVSRYKSSADNSEKIEDELKAEKRKLQRELRTSLDKIEEMEMTNNHLVKRLEKMKANRNALLSQQ; encoded by the exons ATGGGGACACAAGGCTCTGGAAGAAAGCGTGCCCCTCTTAAAGATCGATTCTCAGCAGAGGATGAGGCCTTGAGTAGCATTGCCCGGGAG GCGGAGGCCAGGCTGGCAGCGAAGAGGGCAGCTCGGGCGGAGGCCAGGGATATTCGAATGAGGGAACTGGAACGGCAGCAGAAAGAG ctGGATGAAAAATGTGACAAGCAGTATACAGATTATAGTCGG CCGTCTTCCCGCTGTGCCACCCCAGGCCTCTCAGCAGCCACCTTGGCATCACTGGGCGGCACCTCGTCACGACGGGGCAGCACAGACACCGGCAGCGTCTATGACCCCGACACCAGTCTGAGTGAACTTAGG GATATCTATGAACTAAAGGACCAGATTCAGGATGTAGAGGGGCGATACATGCAAGGGCTTAAAGAGCTGAAG GAGTCACTCgtagaggtggaggagaagtaTAAGAAAGCCATGGTATCGAACGCACAGTTGGACAACGACAAAGCCAACCTCATCTACCAAGTGGACACACTAAAGGACGTCatagaggagatggaggagcaAATGTCAGAGATGAAAAGGGAGCTGCAAGATAAGTCGAAG GAACTAGAAAGACAAAAGCACACGTGTTCAGTTCTGCAGCATAAACAAGAAGAACTGAAAGAGGGAATCCGTCAGAGAGATGAGCTTATAGAG AAACACGGGCTGGTCATCATCCCAGACGGCACACCAAACGGAGATGTCAACCATGAGCCTCTGTCCTCAGGGATCACTGTGGTCTCCCAGGAGGCCGCCCAGGTGCTGGAGTCAGCAGGAGAGGGCCCGCTGG ATGTCAGGCTACGGAAGTTGGCAGAGGAGAAGGATGAGCTGCTGGCTCAGATCAGGAAGCTGAAGAAtcagatggaggaagagagacagaaacactcaAAGATGGACAGTGCGTACACAGACGGGGAGAAGATGGAAAACGGTACAGACCTACACCTTATTGAGATGCAGA GAGATGCCAACAGACAGATTAGTGAATACAAGTTCAAACTTTCTAAGGCAGAACAGGAAATAGGTACAATGGAACAAAAT attAGCAGACTTGAAGGGCAAGTGTCCAGGTACAAATCTTCAGCAGACAACTCAGAGAAAATAGAAGATGAACTAAAAGCAGAAAAGAGGAAACTACAAAGAGAG CTGCGCACATCTCTAGACAAGATCGAGGAGATGGAGATGACCAACAACCACCTAGTAAAGCGCCTTGAAAAGATGAAGGCCAACAGGAACGCACTTCTGTCACAGCAGTGA